Proteins from one Mesorhizobium sp. M9A.F.Ca.ET.002.03.1.2 genomic window:
- a CDS encoding DUF411 domain-containing protein, with the protein MSNILKALALASLLSGAGPALAGEKDVTLYKNPQCGCCEGYADYLRENGFAVTVKPTHDLSAMSREAGIPVEAEGCHLAFIDGYAVSGHVPVGTVNKLLTERPDIKGVTLPGMPMGSPGMSGTKEGPFEILEIRKSGGTGGVYAKE; encoded by the coding sequence ATGTCCAATATTCTGAAAGCTCTCGCACTTGCGTCTTTGCTCTCCGGCGCCGGTCCGGCGCTCGCCGGCGAAAAGGACGTCACGCTCTATAAAAACCCGCAATGCGGCTGCTGCGAAGGCTATGCCGACTATCTCAGGGAAAACGGCTTCGCGGTTACCGTCAAGCCGACGCACGACCTTTCCGCTATGAGCCGGGAAGCGGGCATTCCGGTGGAAGCCGAGGGCTGCCATCTCGCCTTCATCGACGGCTATGCGGTGAGCGGCCATGTGCCGGTCGGCACGGTCAACAAGCTGTTGACCGAGCGTCCCGACATCAAGGGCGTGACGCTGCCCGGCATGCCGATGGGCTCCCCTGGCATGAGCGGTACGAAAGAGGGCCCGTTCGAGATTCTCGAAATCCGGAAGTCTGGCGGGACCGGCGGCGTCTACGCCAAGGAATAG
- a CDS encoding c-type cytochrome, which translates to MRRTAVLLSTLGMAAAGLGLAWPWLADWMGGASTAATALGKTVYAERCATCHGVSLEGQRDWKRPMPSGRMPAPPHDVSGHTWHHPDGVLFRITKEGPAAVVGGGYQSDMPGFGKVLTDEEIRAVPRLHQEYMARAGTHLSGEDEPPGEDTVRPVQIRATNPSPTGKHRP; encoded by the coding sequence ATGAGAAGGACGGCGGTCCTTTTGTCGACGCTCGGCATGGCCGCGGCAGGTCTTGGATTGGCCTGGCCTTGGCTCGCCGACTGGATGGGCGGCGCCTCGACCGCAGCGACAGCGCTCGGCAAGACGGTCTATGCCGAGCGCTGCGCCACCTGCCATGGCGTGAGCCTCGAAGGGCAGCGCGACTGGAAAAGGCCGATGCCCTCGGGTCGGATGCCGGCGCCACCGCACGATGTCTCCGGCCACACCTGGCATCATCCGGACGGCGTGCTCTTCCGCATCACCAAGGAAGGACCGGCCGCGGTCGTCGGCGGCGGCTACCAGAGCGACATGCCGGGCTTCGGGAAAGTCCTCACCGACGAAGAGATCCGGGCTGTCCCTCGCCTTCATCAAGAGTACATGGCCCGAGCGGGAACGCACCTATCAGGCGAAGATGAGCCGCCGGGAGAAGACACCGTGAGACCAGTTCAAATCCGAGCCACGAACCCCTCCCCAACCGGAAAGCATCGTCCATGA
- a CDS encoding SCO family protein: MKTSLVVLSLALTFAAPAVAHHPGADLDEMMGSEEKFFQVIDEPAAPPFELADAGGKMVRLSDFSDKIVVLNFIFASCTDFCPLHSELIAEVQKKVNDTPMKDMVQFLTVTTDPARDTREVLEGYGPLHRLDARNWMFLTTNPGQPEDTTRKLSEEYNVRFEPLDGGQQMHGMVTHIIDRGGRFAAKFHGMRFDPLNMVLYINGLTNNIRKPAESEPGWWDNLKAMFR; encoded by the coding sequence ATGAAAACGTCGCTTGTGGTCCTATCCCTGGCGTTGACGTTTGCGGCCCCGGCAGTCGCCCACCATCCGGGTGCCGATCTCGACGAGATGATGGGCAGCGAGGAGAAATTCTTCCAGGTGATTGACGAGCCCGCCGCGCCGCCGTTCGAACTGGCGGATGCCGGCGGCAAGATGGTGCGGCTTTCCGACTTTTCCGACAAGATCGTGGTGCTGAATTTCATCTTTGCCAGTTGCACGGACTTCTGTCCGCTGCATTCGGAGTTGATTGCCGAGGTTCAGAAGAAGGTCAACGATACCCCGATGAAGGACATGGTGCAGTTCCTGACGGTCACGACGGACCCGGCCAGGGACACGCGAGAGGTGCTCGAGGGCTACGGCCCGCTGCATCGACTGGACGCCCGCAACTGGATGTTCCTGACGACAAATCCGGGCCAGCCGGAAGACACCACCCGAAAACTCTCGGAGGAATACAATGTCCGCTTCGAACCACTCGACGGCGGGCAGCAGATGCACGGCATGGTCACGCACATCATCGATCGAGGCGGACGCTTCGCCGCCAAATTCCACGGCATGCGCTTCGACCCGCTCAACATGGTCCTCTACATCAACGGCCTCACCAACAACATCCGGAAACCGGCAGAATCCGAGCCCGGCTGGTGGGACAACCTCAAAGCAATGTTCCGGTGA
- a CDS encoding quinoprotein dehydrogenase-associated SoxYZ-like carrier, which yields MQDHAYRSRQPALPLAAIFAAIILAVGTFLGSSGAADAQQTTASSDSIWQDLKGDVFGDRAILIDTGVVRIEAPKRAQDAAIVPVDIYIDPDKAPDGIKSVTLIIDVNPAPVAAAFQIGKDAGVTHLSTRVRVNDYSYLRAIAETQGGELHMAQTFVKASGGCSAPAVKNQDEARATMGQMKLRQFPPQETMTKAQELQLMIRHPNNSGLQRNPLTQYFIPAHFVQKLSISQADQPILSMEGGISISEDPNFRFDFKAHGNGEIQVEAIDTDGKVFRDQWPLEATGL from the coding sequence ATGCAAGACCACGCTTACCGGAGCCGGCAGCCTGCCTTGCCGCTCGCAGCCATCTTCGCCGCGATCATCCTGGCCGTCGGCACGTTCCTTGGCTCCTCCGGGGCCGCCGACGCGCAGCAAACGACCGCATCTTCGGACAGTATCTGGCAGGATTTGAAAGGCGACGTATTCGGCGATCGGGCAATTCTGATCGATACCGGCGTCGTCAGGATCGAGGCGCCGAAGCGGGCGCAGGATGCCGCCATCGTCCCCGTCGACATCTACATCGACCCCGACAAGGCGCCCGACGGCATCAAGTCCGTCACCTTGATCATCGACGTCAATCCGGCACCGGTGGCGGCGGCGTTCCAGATCGGCAAGGACGCCGGCGTGACGCATCTGTCGACGCGCGTGCGCGTCAACGACTATTCCTATTTGCGCGCCATTGCGGAGACACAGGGCGGCGAACTTCACATGGCCCAGACCTTCGTCAAGGCGTCGGGCGGATGCTCCGCTCCGGCGGTCAAGAATCAGGACGAGGCGAGAGCGACGATGGGGCAGATGAAGCTGCGCCAATTCCCGCCTCAAGAGACGATGACAAAGGCGCAGGAATTGCAGTTGATGATCCGGCACCCGAACAATTCGGGCCTGCAGCGGAATCCGCTGACCCAGTATTTCATCCCCGCGCATTTTGTTCAGAAACTGTCGATCTCGCAGGCGGACCAGCCGATCCTCTCGATGGAAGGCGGAATATCGATTTCGGAAGACCCCAATTTCCGGTTCGATTTCAAGGCGCACGGCAATGGCGAAATCCAGGTCGAAGCGATCGATACGGATGGCAAGGTATTTCGCGATCAATGGCCGCTGGAGGCTACCGGGCTCTGA
- a CDS encoding methanol/ethanol family PQQ-dependent dehydrogenase, whose product MRVIAKTAYLLTTAALLSFGAVHMASANEELMKMAENPKDWVMQTGDYANTRFSKLNQITKDNVKNLQVKWSFSTGVLRGHEGGPLIIGDVMYVHAPFPNTVYALDLNNDGKILWKYEPKQDPNVIGIMCCDTVNRGVAYGDGKIILNQADTTVVALDAKTGKVVWSVKNGEQTDGGKGESGTSAPVVVKDKVLVGVSGAEFGVRGWLAAYNLSDGKLAWKAYSEGPDADTLIDPEKTTHLGKPVGKDSGTNTWEGEQWKTGGGTTWGWYSYDPKLNLVYYGTGNPSTWNPVQRPGDNRWSMTIMARDADTGVAKWLYQMTPHDEWDFDGINEMILVDGMEVGGAKHDVLVHFDRNGFAYTMDRATGELLVAKKYDPAVNWATEVNMDPNSDQYGRPQVVAKYSTQQNGEDTNTTGVCPAALGTKDQQPAAYSPKTGLFYVPTNHVCMDYEPYKVSYTAGQPYVGATVSMYPPPGGDGNMGNFIAWDAAKGEIVWSKPEQFSVWSGALATDGDVVFYGTLEGYIKAVDHDGKELYKFKTPSGIIGNITAYEHDGKQYIAVLSGVGGWAGIGLAGGLLSPDNAAAWHGAVDQGRAQGDEAAVVGTAGLGAVGGYAALADYTTLGGQLTVFGLPD is encoded by the coding sequence ATGCGTGTAATTGCGAAAACTGCCTACCTACTAACGACCGCGGCGCTCTTGTCGTTCGGCGCGGTCCACATGGCATCGGCCAATGAAGAGCTGATGAAAATGGCCGAAAACCCCAAGGACTGGGTGATGCAGACGGGTGACTACGCCAACACCCGCTTTTCCAAGCTTAACCAGATCACCAAGGACAATGTGAAGAACCTGCAGGTCAAGTGGAGCTTCTCCACCGGCGTGCTGCGCGGCCATGAAGGCGGGCCGCTGATCATCGGCGATGTGATGTATGTCCACGCGCCGTTCCCGAACACCGTCTACGCTCTCGATCTCAACAATGATGGAAAGATCCTCTGGAAATACGAACCCAAGCAAGACCCGAATGTCATCGGGATCATGTGCTGCGACACGGTCAACCGTGGCGTCGCCTATGGTGACGGCAAGATCATTCTCAACCAGGCCGACACCACCGTCGTCGCGCTCGATGCCAAGACCGGCAAGGTCGTCTGGTCGGTCAAGAACGGCGAGCAGACCGACGGCGGAAAGGGTGAATCCGGCACGTCGGCGCCCGTAGTCGTCAAGGACAAGGTGCTCGTCGGCGTCTCCGGCGCTGAATTCGGCGTTCGCGGCTGGTTGGCCGCCTACAATCTGTCGGACGGCAAGCTCGCCTGGAAAGCCTATTCGGAAGGTCCGGACGCAGACACCCTGATCGATCCCGAAAAGACCACCCATCTCGGCAAGCCTGTCGGAAAGGATTCCGGCACGAACACCTGGGAAGGCGAGCAGTGGAAGACAGGCGGCGGCACGACATGGGGATGGTATTCCTATGATCCCAAGCTGAACCTGGTTTACTACGGTACCGGCAATCCCTCGACGTGGAACCCGGTCCAGCGCCCCGGCGACAATCGCTGGTCGATGACGATCATGGCCCGCGACGCTGATACCGGTGTTGCCAAATGGCTCTACCAGATGACCCCGCATGACGAGTGGGACTTTGACGGCATCAACGAGATGATTCTCGTCGATGGCATGGAGGTCGGCGGCGCCAAGCACGACGTGCTGGTGCATTTCGACCGCAATGGCTTTGCCTACACGATGGATCGCGCCACTGGCGAACTTCTCGTCGCCAAGAAATACGATCCGGCAGTGAACTGGGCGACGGAAGTCAACATGGACCCCAACAGCGACCAGTATGGCCGCCCGCAGGTCGTGGCCAAATATTCGACCCAGCAGAATGGCGAAGACACCAACACGACGGGCGTCTGCCCGGCGGCGCTTGGAACCAAGGACCAGCAGCCGGCGGCATATTCGCCGAAAACCGGGCTGTTCTACGTGCCGACAAACCATGTCTGCATGGACTATGAGCCTTACAAGGTAAGCTACACCGCAGGCCAGCCTTATGTGGGCGCCACCGTGTCGATGTATCCTCCACCCGGCGGCGACGGCAACATGGGCAACTTCATTGCCTGGGATGCGGCCAAGGGCGAGATCGTCTGGTCGAAGCCCGAGCAGTTCTCGGTGTGGTCGGGCGCGCTGGCAACCGACGGCGATGTCGTCTTCTACGGCACGCTCGAAGGTTACATCAAGGCGGTCGACCATGACGGCAAGGAACTCTACAAGTTCAAGACCCCGTCCGGCATCATCGGCAACATCACGGCGTACGAGCATGACGGCAAGCAGTACATCGCCGTTCTGTCCGGCGTCGGCGGATGGGCCGGTATCGGTCTGGCAGGCGGACTGCTTTCGCCCGATAACGCCGCTGCCTGGCATGGCGCCGTCGATCAGGGCCGTGCGCAAGGCGACGAGGCCGCGGTCGTTGGAACCGCTGGTCTGGGAGCGGTCGGCGGCTACGCAGCGCTTGCCGACTACACGACGCTGGGCGGCCAGCTCACCGTCTTCGGCCTCCCGGACTGA
- a CDS encoding c-type cytochrome, methanol metabolism-related has translation MSVRIVISALALVLLPLASASLAQAQDSAEKAKAVTEEDGKYLDAEGNPTYKIENGTVDWYTFSGYRRYHSDCHVCHGQDGTGSTYAPGLVNSLKTMDYPTFLSIVAEGRKNVGGGKENVMPAFGDNKNVYCYMDDLYVYLRARADGAAPRGRPPKKADKPQAAKDAEASCMGG, from the coding sequence ATGTCTGTTCGCATTGTAATTTCCGCTCTCGCCCTGGTCCTGCTGCCCCTGGCGAGCGCAAGTCTCGCACAAGCCCAGGACAGCGCGGAAAAAGCCAAGGCGGTGACGGAAGAAGACGGCAAGTATTTGGATGCGGAAGGAAATCCGACCTACAAGATCGAAAACGGCACCGTGGATTGGTACACGTTCAGCGGTTACCGCCGGTATCACTCCGACTGCCATGTCTGTCACGGACAGGACGGCACAGGTTCGACCTATGCGCCGGGCCTGGTCAACAGCCTGAAAACCATGGATTATCCCACGTTTCTCTCGATCGTCGCCGAAGGCCGCAAGAATGTCGGCGGCGGCAAGGAGAATGTCATGCCTGCCTTTGGCGACAACAAGAACGTCTATTGCTACATGGACGATCTCTATGTCTATCTGCGTGCCCGCGCCGACGGTGCGGCGCCCCGCGGCAGGCCGCCGAAGAAAGCAGACAAGCCACAGGCCGCGAAGGATGCCGAGGCATCCTGTATGGGTGGATGA
- a CDS encoding substrate-binding domain-containing protein: protein MISRDASKLRFVLPILGAFALLPSNALAQGAGLGAAGELVDPDILRVCADPSNMPFTDQSGEGFENKLAELVAAKTGRKSVAYTWFPIVAGFVRNTLAANRCDIVMGYAQGDELVQNTNAYYRSSYVLVHPKGNDMEGVETIEDPKLTGKRIGVVESTPPTANMAANKLLRTAKIYPLAVDTRLSPSMGEVMIKDMLAGKIDAAIIWGPMAGYYAKELGADLTIVPLVKEKSGSRMSYRITMGVRPSDQEWKRTLNRVIRENQAEINRILLDYNVPLIDEHDNPITQ from the coding sequence ATGATCAGCCGCGATGCATCGAAGCTGCGCTTTGTCCTGCCGATCCTCGGCGCATTCGCCTTGCTGCCTTCGAACGCCCTGGCGCAGGGCGCCGGCCTTGGTGCCGCGGGAGAACTAGTCGACCCCGACATTCTACGCGTCTGCGCTGATCCTTCGAACATGCCCTTCACCGACCAGAGCGGCGAAGGCTTCGAAAACAAGCTGGCCGAACTGGTTGCCGCGAAAACCGGTCGGAAGTCCGTCGCCTACACATGGTTTCCTATTGTCGCCGGCTTCGTGCGCAACACGCTGGCGGCCAACCGCTGCGACATCGTCATGGGCTATGCCCAGGGCGATGAACTGGTGCAGAACACCAACGCCTACTATCGCTCCTCCTATGTGCTGGTGCACCCGAAGGGCAACGACATGGAAGGCGTCGAGACGATCGAGGATCCGAAACTCACCGGCAAGAGGATCGGCGTCGTCGAAAGCACGCCGCCGACGGCCAACATGGCCGCCAACAAGCTCTTGCGAACGGCCAAAATCTATCCGCTGGCGGTGGATACGCGCCTCTCCCCTTCCATGGGGGAGGTCATGATCAAGGACATGCTCGCCGGCAAGATCGACGCGGCGATCATCTGGGGGCCGATGGCGGGCTACTATGCCAAGGAACTCGGCGCCGATCTCACCATCGTTCCGCTGGTGAAGGAAAAGTCCGGCTCGCGCATGTCCTACCGCATCACCATGGGCGTGCGTCCATCCGACCAGGAATGGAAACGGACGCTCAACCGGGTGATCAGGGAAAACCAGGCGGAGATCAACAGGATCCTGCTCGACTACAATGTGCCGCTGATCGACGAACACGACAATCCGATCACGCAATGA
- a CDS encoding PQQ-dependent catabolism-associated CXXCW motif protein — MKGKETILLVAASLLGLTEPMWAGDIAEPGGYRMDEYRAPVPQTLQGARVVTTAEAEALWRQKKAVFFDVMPNTPKPANLPAGTIWRETTRKDIPGSIWLANVGYGAISEETASYFRQGLAAEADRSRAIVFYCMTNCWMSWNAAKRAIEWGYSSVIWYPPGADGWEGANLPLEEKKPYVISN; from the coding sequence ATGAAGGGAAAGGAGACGATTTTGCTGGTCGCGGCGAGCCTTCTGGGTCTGACCGAACCGATGTGGGCCGGCGATATCGCCGAACCCGGCGGCTACCGGATGGACGAATATCGGGCGCCGGTGCCGCAGACGCTGCAAGGCGCCAGGGTGGTGACGACGGCGGAAGCGGAGGCGCTGTGGCGGCAGAAGAAGGCCGTGTTCTTCGACGTCATGCCGAACACGCCGAAGCCGGCCAATCTGCCGGCAGGAACGATTTGGAGAGAGACGACCAGAAAGGACATCCCTGGCAGCATCTGGCTGGCCAATGTCGGCTACGGCGCTATCTCCGAGGAGACCGCCAGCTATTTTCGCCAGGGCCTCGCGGCCGAGGCCGACAGGTCGCGCGCAATCGTGTTCTACTGCATGACGAATTGCTGGATGTCCTGGAATGCCGCCAAACGGGCTATCGAATGGGGCTACAGTTCGGTGATCTGGTATCCGCCCGGCGCCGATGGATGGGAAGGTGCAAACCTTCCGCTGGAGGAGAAGAAGCCTTACGTGATCAGCAATTGA
- the pqqB gene encoding pyrroloquinoline quinone biosynthesis protein PqqB — MRLKIIGSAAGGGFPQWNCNYRLSRAARTGTAGVYSRTQSSVAASADGAGWVLFNASPDIRQQIAQTPELQPAYDAPPRSTPIRAVVLTNADVDHVAGLLSLRERQPFAIYATTQVLATLEANSIFNVLDPALVPRRTLPPATELTICDADGHDTGVTVESFPVPGKIALYLEERGQPDANFSSDSGDTIGVRIAGAGSRGSVFYIPGCARIDAALRTRLADAACLLFDGTVYTDDEMVTAGVGQKTGARMGHLAMSGDAGSIAGLADVKIGRRVFVHINNTNPVLDENSAEHEAVKAAGWEIARDGMEMEF, encoded by the coding sequence ATGCGCTTGAAGATCATCGGCTCCGCAGCAGGCGGCGGCTTCCCGCAATGGAACTGCAACTATCGCCTGAGCCGCGCGGCACGCACCGGGACGGCTGGCGTGTATTCACGAACCCAATCAAGCGTCGCCGCGTCAGCGGATGGGGCCGGCTGGGTTCTCTTCAACGCCTCGCCCGATATTCGCCAGCAGATTGCGCAAACGCCTGAATTGCAGCCCGCGTACGACGCGCCGCCGCGTTCGACGCCTATCCGCGCGGTGGTGCTGACCAATGCCGATGTCGATCATGTCGCCGGCCTGCTCAGCCTGCGTGAGCGGCAGCCCTTCGCTATCTATGCGACGACGCAGGTTCTGGCGACGCTGGAGGCGAATTCGATTTTCAATGTTCTCGATCCGGCGCTCGTGCCGCGACGCACCCTGCCGCCAGCGACGGAGCTGACGATCTGCGATGCGGACGGTCATGATACGGGCGTGACTGTCGAGAGCTTTCCCGTGCCCGGGAAGATAGCGCTCTATCTCGAGGAAAGGGGCCAGCCGGATGCCAATTTCAGCTCCGATTCCGGCGACACGATCGGCGTCCGCATCGCCGGCGCCGGCAGCCGCGGCTCCGTCTTCTATATCCCGGGCTGCGCGCGCATCGATGCGGCCCTGCGCACGCGCCTGGCCGATGCCGCCTGCCTCCTGTTCGACGGCACGGTCTACACCGACGACGAGATGGTTACTGCCGGCGTCGGCCAGAAAACCGGTGCGCGCATGGGGCATCTGGCGATGTCGGGAGACGCCGGTTCGATCGCCGGCCTGGCCGATGTGAAGATCGGCCGCCGCGTCTTCGTCCACATCAACAACACCAATCCTGTTCTCGACGAGAATTCCGCCGAACACGAAGCGGTCAAAGCGGCTGGCTGGGAAATCGCCCGCGATGGCATGGAGATGGAATTTTGA
- the pqqC gene encoding pyrroloquinoline-quinone synthase PqqC → MSDFHDAARNGLSSSELEAVLRQVGAERYHNRHPFHHRMTSGALSRAEMQAWALNRYCYQAVIPRKDAMILARAEDPAFRAAWRKRIEDHDGEDGWSGGIARWLHLATSLGLDADAVKSERLALPATRFAVGAYLSFCTNRTLFEAVASSLTEMFSPVIIGERVPAMLAKYDYITEDTLAYFKRRPEQASRDADFALAYVLGHADTAERQQQAIDALVFKCDILWAMLDALQHAYGEPGNIPPGAFRPEAAR, encoded by the coding sequence TTGAGTGATTTTCACGACGCGGCCAGAAACGGCCTGTCCTCCAGCGAACTCGAAGCCGTGCTGCGGCAGGTCGGTGCCGAACGCTATCACAACCGCCATCCTTTCCATCACAGGATGACCAGCGGCGCGCTGTCGAGGGCCGAGATGCAGGCCTGGGCACTGAACCGCTACTGCTACCAGGCTGTCATCCCGCGCAAGGATGCCATGATCTTGGCACGAGCCGAGGACCCGGCGTTTCGTGCCGCCTGGCGCAAACGCATCGAGGACCATGACGGCGAGGACGGCTGGAGCGGCGGGATCGCGCGCTGGCTGCATCTGGCGACCTCGCTCGGTCTCGATGCCGATGCGGTGAAGAGCGAAAGGCTGGCCCTGCCGGCGACGCGTTTCGCGGTCGGCGCCTACCTCTCCTTCTGCACCAACCGGACGCTGTTCGAGGCGGTCGCGTCGTCGCTGACCGAGATGTTCTCGCCGGTCATCATCGGCGAGCGGGTGCCGGCGATGCTGGCCAAATATGATTACATCACCGAGGATACGCTGGCTTATTTCAAGCGACGGCCCGAACAGGCCTCGCGCGACGCCGACTTCGCGCTCGCCTACGTGCTTGGCCATGCCGACACGGCGGAACGCCAGCAGCAGGCGATCGATGCACTGGTGTTCAAATGCGATATACTATGGGCCATGCTCGACGCGCTTCAACACGCCTATGGCGAGCCGGGAAACATCCCGCCTGGCGCCTTCCGTCCGGAGGCAGCCCGATGA
- the pqqD gene encoding pyrroloquinoline quinone biosynthesis peptide chaperone PqqD, with translation MMALRERALVSPRSVPSLPQHVRIQYDPVRQAFAVLSPEKVFWPNDISLDILRRCDGRSTVGHIIADLAADYDAEQDAVAADVIAFLQEWSDKLLVKL, from the coding sequence ATGATGGCACTGCGCGAAAGAGCCTTGGTGTCGCCGCGATCGGTGCCATCGCTGCCGCAGCACGTGCGCATACAGTACGACCCCGTGCGGCAGGCGTTCGCCGTGCTTTCGCCGGAAAAGGTGTTCTGGCCGAACGACATCAGTCTCGATATATTGCGCCGCTGCGACGGACGGTCCACGGTCGGCCACATCATTGCCGATCTTGCCGCGGATTATGACGCCGAACAGGACGCCGTGGCGGCCGACGTCATCGCCTTTCTGCAGGAATGGTCGGACAAGCTTCTGGTCAAGCTATGA
- the pqqE gene encoding pyrroloquinoline quinone biosynthesis protein PqqE, with protein MSEPLLPPIGMLAELTHRCPLQCPYCSNPLELLKANRELDTQTWLDLFSQAADLGVLQVHLSGGEPTLRRDLEQLIAGLSARGVYTNLITAGVGIAEGRIEAFAEAGLDHLQLSFQGARPATTDRIGNHKGGHEKKLETARRARAAGLPLTINAPIHRHNIEEVPEFIDLALSLGAERLEIANVQYAGWALTNRDQLMPERDAVERQAEIVAAARERLTGIMNIDFVPPDYFAIYPKPCMGGWARDAFMVTPDGTVLPCHAAQTIPSLSFERFGPRSLAEIWTNSPAFNAFRGTDWMQQPCRGCERREIDWGGCRCQAMAIAGDAAATDPACAKSPIHARMAMLIDEAQRAAAVPSQDEQFVYRRIGVVTEPA; from the coding sequence ATGAGCGAGCCCCTTCTCCCTCCAATCGGCATGCTGGCGGAACTGACGCATCGCTGCCCGCTGCAATGCCCTTATTGCTCCAATCCGCTCGAACTGCTGAAAGCCAATCGCGAACTCGATACGCAGACCTGGCTCGACCTGTTCTCACAGGCCGCCGATCTCGGCGTTCTCCAGGTCCATCTGTCCGGCGGCGAACCGACGCTGCGCCGCGACCTCGAGCAATTGATCGCCGGGCTTTCGGCGCGCGGCGTCTACACCAACCTGATCACCGCCGGCGTCGGTATTGCCGAAGGCCGCATCGAGGCGTTTGCCGAAGCCGGGCTCGACCATCTGCAACTGAGCTTTCAAGGCGCGCGGCCGGCGACCACCGACCGCATCGGCAACCACAAGGGCGGCCACGAAAAGAAGCTGGAGACGGCACGCCGCGCTCGCGCGGCCGGTCTGCCGCTGACCATCAACGCGCCGATCCATCGCCACAACATCGAGGAAGTGCCGGAATTCATCGATCTGGCCCTTTCGCTGGGCGCGGAGCGGCTCGAGATCGCCAACGTGCAGTATGCCGGCTGGGCGCTGACCAATCGCGATCAACTGATGCCTGAGCGTGATGCAGTTGAACGGCAGGCGGAGATCGTCGCGGCGGCGCGCGAACGGCTCACCGGCATCATGAACATCGATTTCGTGCCACCGGATTATTTCGCCATCTATCCCAAGCCGTGCATGGGCGGTTGGGCGCGCGATGCCTTCATGGTGACGCCGGACGGCACCGTGCTGCCATGCCATGCCGCACAAACCATCCCGTCGCTCAGCTTCGAGCGTTTTGGACCACGCAGCCTGGCCGAGATCTGGACCAATTCGCCGGCATTCAATGCCTTTCGCGGCACGGACTGGATGCAGCAGCCCTGCCGCGGCTGCGAACGGCGTGAAATCGACTGGGGCGGCTGCCGCTGCCAGGCGATGGCGATCGCCGGCGATGCCGCCGCGACGGACCCGGCTTGCGCGAAATCGCCGATCCATGCGCGCATGGCAATGCTGATCGACGAAGCCCAGCGTGCCGCGGCAGTTCCCTCGCAGGACGAACAATTCGTCTACCGGCGGATCGGCGTCGTGACCGAGCCCGCCTGA
- the folP gene encoding dihydropteroate synthase — translation MTRWHLAHGRHLDLGANSVLMGILNVTPDSFSDGGEFDRPERALQQARRMIGEGAAIIDVGGESTRPAAGAVSAREEQSRILPVIEALSSEGGSLVSVDTYRAETARLAVAAGAHIVNDVHGLQREPDIAHVAAETGAGLVIMHTGRGREKLADVIADQFLFLNRSLEIARDAGIADDRIVLDPGFAFAKDGEENLELMARFGELRALGFPLLVGTSRKRLARHLVGESDEARDVGTAATSVILRLKGASIFRVHNVAVNRDALAFADAVRERETVE, via the coding sequence ATGACGCGCTGGCACCTTGCTCATGGACGGCATCTCGATCTTGGCGCGAATTCGGTGCTGATGGGGATTTTGAACGTTACGCCGGACAGTTTTTCCGACGGGGGAGAATTCGATCGGCCGGAGCGGGCGCTCCAGCAGGCCCGGCGCATGATCGGCGAGGGCGCTGCGATCATCGATGTCGGCGGCGAGTCCACCCGGCCCGCCGCCGGCGCCGTTTCGGCGCGGGAGGAACAATCGCGCATCCTCCCGGTCATCGAGGCGCTGTCGTCCGAAGGCGGCAGCCTCGTCTCGGTCGACACCTATCGGGCGGAGACGGCGCGTCTGGCGGTCGCGGCGGGCGCGCATATCGTCAACGACGTGCATGGCCTGCAGCGCGAACCCGACATCGCGCACGTTGCGGCGGAAACCGGCGCCGGCCTTGTCATCATGCACACCGGGCGCGGCCGCGAAAAACTGGCGGACGTGATCGCCGACCAGTTCCTGTTCCTGAACAGATCGCTGGAGATCGCGCGCGACGCCGGCATCGCCGACGACCGGATCGTGCTCGACCCGGGCTTCGCTTTCGCCAAGGACGGCGAGGAAAACCTTGAGCTCATGGCTCGCTTCGGCGAATTGCGCGCCCTCGGTTTTCCGTTGCTCGTCGGCACGTCACGCAAGCGCCTTGCCCGTCACCTTGTCGGCGAAAGCGATGAAGCGCGGGACGTCGGCACGGCGGCGACCAGCGTCATCCTGCGGTTGAAGGGCGCTTCGATCTTTCGCGTGCACAATGTCGCGGTCAATCGCGATGCACTGGCTTTCGCCGACGCGGTGCGCGAGCGCGAGACCGTGGAATAG